The following proteins are co-located in the Bathymodiolus thermophilus thioautotrophic gill symbiont genome:
- the yhbY gene encoding ribosome assembly RNA-binding protein YhbY: MKKLTNNQKKFLRARGHGLKPVVMVGQHGLSESVVAELALTMTKHELLKIKIRTDDKESKQVMIDKIVDITRAHLVQVIGNVMVIYRAFDEEPQIILPRK; encoded by the coding sequence ATGAAAAAACTAACAAACAATCAAAAAAAATTCTTACGCGCTCGTGGACATGGGCTAAAGCCTGTGGTGATGGTCGGACAGCATGGGCTGAGTGAGTCGGTGGTGGCGGAATTGGCATTGACGATGACTAAGCATGAGTTGTTGAAAATCAAAATTCGGACGGATGACAAGGAGAGTAAGCAGGTGATGATTGATAAGATTGTTGATATTACTCGGGCGCATTTGGTGCAGGTGATTGGCAATGTGATGGTGATTTATCGTGCATTTGATGAAGAGCCACAAATTATTTTGCCGAGAAAATAA